A segment of the Malaclemys terrapin pileata isolate rMalTer1 chromosome 1, rMalTer1.hap1, whole genome shotgun sequence genome:
CCATTGACCAGTAGGGCTTTGGATGGGCATAAGGGGCTGCGCATGTGATTTGACTACAACATTGGGGGGAGGGTGTTATAGTCTTATAAATATTGAAAATGAAGAAGTTCACTCCATGATGGGAATGCAGTTCTTTGAAGTATTCCTCTTCTGCCCCCCCGTTTGAGGGATAACATCGGTTGAATTGTTTGTTTCCTGACATACACTTAGAGCCTGACTACACTAGGTGGTCTTTGCACTGATATAGATGCACTCCTCCATTTTTAAAGCAGGGCTTACATTGCATTAATGCATCTTGCTTTCAGATGCAACATACCTATACCAGGAATTTGCATCCACGTAGCTAATGTGGTCAGGACCCATAACCTGTATCTTAAATGCACACTGACTTTTGCCGCCTCCACATCTAGCTTTGGAAGAAAAACTGATTTTCCTGATCTGGATTCTTACTACAAAAGCTTCTATGTAAATTCCTTGATGTTTTcaacaaattaattaattttttgcaaaatttaaaaaatctccaTGCTTGTGTTGACAAGCACGAAGTGTGTCAAGTTCTAGTTAAGGCATTCTCATCATGTCAGCTTTTGGGCCTTTCTAATTTATTCGTGGACAGACACCTGTCGTTCTTATTTTTAGGCCAAAagtgatctatttttttttttaaactagatagTAGATATGTTTGTGCTACCAGAATGGAGTtgggtgctttttattttaaacagttgaAGTTGCTTTCAAGTGGATTTTTACACTCTTGACttaaactggatttttaaaactaGCTTCAAATGTCGATGGAGTTGAGGATATATAGATTATACATTAAATTCAAGTGTTAATGAGGTCCATTTTTTGAGGCCTCCAATTGTACGTTAGACAAATTTTGCTGTTTGAACCTTCTAAACTATGGTCTTCCAGACCTATTCAGAGGCCATCTATCTAGGGTTTCAAATTAAGTAGTTTTAGAAGAAGAATATAACTAGTATAAGAAGGTGGTGACAAATGTTGGTAACTTTCTTCTCACTAAGCATTTTTGGGTACTACCTGGAACTTCATTTGAAAATACCTTTTGTGACAATCATTCAGGGATGGGTATTTACCAGAGGTGTTTTTACCAGATAAAATCAAGATTTTTACAACCCCAGGAAAAACTAGTTAGTCCCAGtttaaggcatttaaaaaaacaaaaaactgtttcaAACACACACCATATTACATGTAGTTTTAGTTACATATTCAGATTGCGGTTACATAAGACAATAGACTTGTATATTAATTTATGAttgtacaaataaaaagtaaagcTGCAGGGGGTGTAATATTAACATGTAACTATAATACTGAACATTGGAATGTCTGTATACATATTGGTTTGATATTTTCTcaaagaaattatatatatatcatGACTCATTTCATGTCAGTTTTCAATATTGCATAAACAAAAGTTGAAAACATTAGATGATACAAAAAAACACCAATAATGCAGCGTTATAGGCTTGATGCATGCAGAGTTGTAGACTACAGTCCAGCATTCTGTAGCAGAAGACCAGCTTTGATGTAGTGGATAGACCGAACCTATTCCTCAGTTTTGAATGGATGTTTGAAAAGATGCATTCTGAACTTGCTGGACACTGATGCAATTATTTTAAACCAGCTTTAGCCTGGTATTCACCAGTACCTGACATTTCCTGGGATATTGACAACCCTGCAATcagtttattttaacaaattttaGTTATGTAATGTATAGTTTTGGGACAGCTTTGCCAATTACTTACTGCTTGTATTTCAGGTGGATGCAAATGCCTCCCTTACAGTGTCCTTGGCACAGACTCCTTACTGCAAGAAGAAAGGCTATGATCCCCAGAATCCCCTGTGTGCCCACATTATCTTCTCTGGGACTGTTGATAAGGTAAACAACTGAAAGTCTGCACTGAACAGGACAGTATTATGTACAAAGCAACACTCCTTAGTGAACAGAGAATAGAAATTTAAGAACTTCTGTACAGAAGTGTAACATTACATACTAGACAGAAAAGATTCAAACTAATCTAATGATTCAGGCTAAGCTCTTTGACGATATAGCAAGCTAGCTCATAGTTTGCATTGGTAGATTAATTCACAACTTCTGAACAATACTTAAAGTATCATTGAGAGTCTCTAGAGATAATTCTATAGAGCTGTTCTTGGCAGAGCTACTACAGTGAGGGAAGTCTCTAATTTCTGTGGTTCTTTTTTTAAGAACTAACAAATCTAAGCCAATCTTCTGTCAGTGCAAAATAACTTGATACAATTTTAAGTGCTCCGTCCAGTTTTAAGTGACCCAAGTGATTAGGCTTCTACCACTTTGCTTGGTTAACAGCTAGTATGAGGCATAAAATTGTAGGAGTTTAAAGATGGAAAAATTATTGCATCATCTGTTGATCTTCCTGCCGGTGCAGTACAGTATTGTTTCCTACCATTTACTAGTGCTTTTTTCAGTCTAAGTTAGTTTTAGCAGCCTTCTGTGGGACACTAGACTCTCTTTGTCATTCAGCCTACAATTTTCCCTTTAGCATCATCTCATTACTGATAATTATTCCCTCTTAGCAATACCCTAAATAATTCCTTACTTGGTGTTTATGCCCTTCAGATACGTGTACATTATATTTTCACAATCCCTTAATTCACTGTTCCCACATTTAGCTCTCAATCTTACTTTGTAAATCTGTTCTTCAGTCCCGCATCATTTTTATTACTCATTTGAGCTCCCTccagtttaatattttttttgatAATTAAGTGCCCAGAAGATACAACTGCACCAGGAATATTGCATCAGCCATGTAGAAAGGGTCTACtacagtagtgggcaacctgcgacccgtcagagtaatccgctggcgggctgcaagacagtttgtttacattgactgtccgcagacatggccgcccgcagctcccagtggccgcggtttgctattcccagccaatgggagctgtgggaagcggtggccaccacatccctgtggcctgtgctgcttcccgcGGCTCCTGTTGGCccggaacggtgaaccgcggccactgggaccTGCGGGTGGCCGTgtctgcggacagtcaatgtaaacaaactgtcttgcggcccaccagcggattgcCCTGACGGGTGGCCCATGGGGCACAGGTTGCTCACCACTTGTCTACTACATCCCTGCTGTATGATATGGTACTGCTGCATGTGCAACTGAAAACCACACTGGTCTCTTTTGCTGTTTAGACTGCTTGCTGCTCACTATTACCCATAAATGTCTGTATATCAATGTTAGGCTGGGTAGCAAAATATCTCATAAACTTTGCTATCTGCAGTTCCATCCTTGTTTTTCTAGTTCAGTTTCTTTCCAGCTTAGGTACTTACTCTTCGAATACTTAGTCttactttccctttttcttttttatctaGTCAGGCTGTGCCCTCTTTAGCCTTTGAGGATACAAGAATAAGGGAGATAGCCCCCCAAAATATGCATGATAAACATGTATTTAATACGCAGTAAATTATTGAACCACTGCAGAACTATGTACAAAAGACACTACTATCAAGCTGCAGTTTGCATAAATGAATAGCTACTGTTGCTGGTTGCTCTCTCTTCAGACAGGGATTTGACATCTTTTGCCAGAGTCTCTGAGCTTTAAAGGAACTAATATAACTTTctgatttttgctgaaacttactTGTTTATCCAAATAATGAAGCTACCATCCCTGCTCCCTACCCTGTGTTTCCTAAAAGTTGTTTCTGTATCAATATTAAGTTATCCACTTGAGAAGTAGAATTAAACCAAGTACTGCATCATTGGGACAGTCACCTTTTTCAGCTCTTGTAGAATGTGCTCTATAGAGGTgtcatttctaaagcacactaatgtgttgtACATTAATTGCTCCATGTAACCATTGCTGGTGCGCTTTAATGTAGTGCACACGAACAGGGTCTACCTGGACTAATTAATGTGCAATacgttagtgtgctttagaaaccGCACCTCTGTAAAGCTCAGTatcccaccatgtagacaagccttcagcTACCATCACCTAGTCTCATTACAGTGTCTCAAAGATTTATCTATGATTTTCCCAAACAGGGTAGTTTCAGTCTGGGGCCAATCTTTGTACCCAAGCAAAATTATTATCGCTTcttaaagatattaccttactatGCTTTGTCTGAAACTAGCTTTTCTCTTATGGGGGAAAGAACTTAATCTGTAGCTGAAGTAGTACTTTATTGTGGCCAGAAGAGCAATGGGAATATCAAATATTCTTAATTTCCAAAGAGATCAAACTAGTAAGTAAACAAATGTCAGTGGTATCCAGTAAACATACTCAAGAACGCTCCTCTTCTTCAGGTGAAAGAAACAGAGTATCCTACAAGGAAACTTGCAAAGCTGCTATATGGCactctattattttttttactcactATTACCAAATGATTGGTCTCTTCAACAGATATAGTCTTTGGCATTAGttgatattttaaagaaataatattgAATAAATGCAAACTTTCATGGGATTTATCTTTCTCCTCACTTTAAATTGTCATACAGCATCACTCAGGGCGCAGTGCTTTTCTATGGATATTGTTTCTCTCATTGGATAATATTTAATTATAAGAGTTACTGCTTGTTAATTTCCAGGGGTGATATTTAGAATGGTGGATAtacccatgctacagaggaactCCTGTTGGTAGATGTATCTAGCTTTCTGGGGCAAACCTTAATCTGGTGAGCCCTCCCTATCTCTGGGTGGATGTGCAGTTACTATAATTTGGGGGAGAGTGGGGACTTATTTTTTTATCATGTTAGTAGAATATTCTTATTGGCAGTTGATTTAAAATACCTCTAAATTTGTCTTTTACCAATGAAGTTTACATCTTTTGTAATATGTTGCTGGTTACTTGTTAGGTGAATGATACAGAAGCTGTCTTTGCAAAGCTGGCATTATTCAGTCGACACCCTGAGATGGCAAGCTGGCCTCGAGATCATAACTGGTTCTTTGCCAAATTCAACATCACCAATATCTGGGTCCTGGACTACTTTGGTGGACTGAAAACGGTGACTCCACAAGAATATTACAATGTCACACCTTAGTAAGTCCCTAAGTCATATACATGTCTGTCTCATACTTGGAAACTGCAAACTTAGTCTTAGAACAGCCCCATCAGAGACAGCAGATATGAGCTGTCTTGGGTTGTGGGTGTTTTTTGCTTGTTAATGTCTTTCCCCCAAGTGATTTATTAGGTAGATGTTGGTCCCTAGTGTAAAGAAATTGCTATAATATGAATATTCCTGTTGATTGATCCCTGAGAGACAAAGCTTTCCCTTTAATAGTTTCCTTCCTTTCACCCTTCTGTATGCACTTCTTGGTATGTGAGCAGGAATTCTACCCACTTGTAATCTTAGCTGGTGGTGTATCTACTAAAAGTTTTGAAATACAAATGTTTGGGACACTTTCCTTTTTAAGAAGGATCATTATGGACAGTTGTAATTGTACCTCTAACTTAAACATAATTTCCAGGGGGAAGGCTCCTTTAGAAGGAGCACTGAGAGACAGTGCTGTCTCTATTAAGTGCAGAATGGAAAGAAATCTTGTTTGGTGTAATGGTTAAGAATTGTGAGAACACTCAAATGTACTTATGCTAGGGTGTGATTCTTAGTGTTTGATAGATCATTATACCGGTTGCTGGATTATTCTGAGGCAGAATCCTCAAGAGTCATACACAATGCCTAAACTCTCTTATCACAATACTGGGGTGTCTACAAGTCCTGCTACAGACCCTTTGTTCTATGGGACAGAAGGCTGCAGGATGAAGTTTTCTTGATATAACTTTTTTTACCTGAAAGCATACCGATACATTCAACCTTAATaacttttcttatttttaccCTCTTGTAGGTAGAGGAAAATCCTGGATATTATCGACATACAAACTAACTTCCTGGCCTTTCGCCATGCTTTCTGTTTCAAGGGAGAGTATCTTCTCTTTCGCTCCTAGAGCTGAGTTAATacggcaaaaaaaaaatcacaaatgcaCTCAATTTTTAATGAGCTTGCTTTGTGTGTACTCCCACATGTTTGTATTCACATCTCACAAACATTTGTGTGGTTGAGTCTGTACTAGCAAGAATGATCACACAAGTGAATTTCCAAATCTCATGTGAGTATTCCGGTTGAGGAAAATGTGTTAATCAGGGCATAGCCATAGGTGGGCCACACCCAGACATACCCAAATCTGAGCCCGTGtgaatcccctccctcccctgttcTAGGGAATGGAGAAGGAAATGGAAagcctctgttctttcctcctctccctagCTTTTCTGGATTGGCTAGTAACGGCCTCCCgcaacagggagggaggggggctacTAGTAGGGGGAACACAGCTGCCCTGTAGGGTCATGTAAAGACACCTCATAGACCCCAGGGATTGGGGAGGGTGGAGTGCTGTGCACCCAGTGGTGGCAGGGATCAGAGCCAGGTGGCGTCAGCTACAGAACAGAGAAACAGGCGGCTGCTTCTGCAGTGTGGAGCCCCGCCAAGCTCTCTCATCACTGCCCATCTACCATAAATTGGGACCCAGTCAAATTTCTATTTCAGGCTGTGCTACTGATGTTAATCACAACTAATCCGCACAGTTTAAATCATATGTCTGAGCACAAACAGCTTTACAAATATCAATCTGTATGGTTTTAAACAATTATGTCTAATAAATAAGGCTAAGGTTTGGTCATGGGTATTTATagcaaaagtcatggacaagtcagggccctgaatttttgtttattgcctctgacctgtccctgacttttactaaaaatacccctgagTAATTCTTAGCGGCTCCTAGGGTGCCGCTGCTCTGGGGGGACTCATGGGCCAAAGGCTGGCCCCTGCTCCAGCGGCGGGAGCTGACTGCCTCTGGCCACCCATTGCTCTGAGTCCCCCGGGGGCTGCTCTCCAATGGCCTCTGGGGCCATCCCCGGGGCCGCTGCTCAGCCGGCCCTGTGGTCAgccgcactggctgctgcagctgtgggggTCATGGAATTCGTGACCCccgtgacagactcacagccttactAATAAATTACTCAAGTTATGATTTGTTGTGGATTGTCTGCATGCAGAAAAGGGCTAAGTTTATCTACAACTACTTGAGTATTAGCTCAGCTCTACACATTTCTGTGCCTTAATTAAATCATTTCTGTTTGTGAGCTCTCTAGAAAGAGAGAACTTCTTAAAATATCAGTTATGTTTTGGGTCATAGTCTTTGGGGCAGAGTAAACTGTAACCAGCTACATTCTGCAGTGTGGTCCAGGGCTGACGACATCTAGAATATGGAATGGACTATTTGCATCAAGATGGAGAGTGAATTGCTGGGAATCTGAAGGCTCCAGGAACCTCGATTGCACATTATTGATGAGTACAGCTGCAGTCTGAAACACTTCCTGTTTAGGTACTTGCATAGCTCTCATCATTGTAatacagtgatactcagacctcagtggttgaggagccaaattagcgatcgacattacccaaaagagccatagTAGTGTGAATtccttgtttcatttactattttatataattattctcat
Coding sequences within it:
- the CREG1 gene encoding protein CREG1 isoform X1, which encodes MRLQLLPWALLALLAGGGAGIPPHDDAARVARYVVHQCDWGALATLSAREPLRGRPFANVFSLSDGPPGPRGSGVPYLYLTALEVSVQDLQVDANASLTVSLAQTPYCKKKGYDPQNPLCAHIIFSGTVDKVNDTEAVFAKLALFSRHPEMASWPRDHNWFFAKFNITNIWVLDYFGGLKTVTPQEYYNVTP
- the CREG1 gene encoding protein CREG1 isoform X2, whose translation is MRLQLLPWALLALLAGGGAGIPPHDDAARVARYVVHQCDWGALATLSAREPLRGRPFANVFSLSDGPPGPRGSGVPYLYLTALEVSVQDLQVDANASLTVSLAQTPYCKKKGYDPQNPLCAHIIFSGTVDKVNDTEAVFAKLALFSRHPEMASWPRDHNWFFAKFNITNIWVLDYFGGLKTVTPQEYYNVTP